From a region of the Mercurialis annua linkage group LG1-X, ddMerAnnu1.2, whole genome shotgun sequence genome:
- the LOC126680253 gene encoding two-component response regulator-like PRR73 → MGDRKGVGGSSDEVDTRVDDNVAPLNVSSVPSGVVQVHGGFQVQQQSQNSVIRWERFLPTKSLNVLLVENDDSTRHVLSALLRNCSYEVTAAANALRAWKILEDMNNHIDVILTEVVMPNVSGIGLLCKIMSHKSLKNIPVIMMSSHDSMGIVFKCLSKGAADFLVKPIRKNELKNLWQHVWRRCHSSSGSGSESGTQSQNNKPAKTMCNEECENNSDSSDDLNDYGSNGPSNRDGSDNGSGTQSSWTKRASDFDSPRPKSSAYLLADGPDSTCAQVIQTKPESISNIWLHDTNTKECQEKDGKHDNFAMGKDLEIGVSSNPDVQHDYHSEKLSSHRKRKQKNSEVDSMPLENGKLEHISEKTCTKLINQTPELITRFASSVNPHAESKIVGTSNFSGISQLEDKSCCEYGELPSLELSLKRFRRERDGGNASNDDHNVLRHSDLSAFSKYNTGSSANQGPTENVGSCSPLDNSSAVIKTENTLNVPFHLSNTLLNQQSNGSSTNNDMASTAKNVTAKPEAFNDKSESTSAFKSFHSSAFHPVQSDRTSHPQQMIPVKVEDAGTVRGVRKQVQVRHHHHHHHYHHHVHIQQQNSPQEHDEIPQKNMEAVAPQCGSSNIFGGPTEGNAGNCSMNGSVSGSNHGSNGKNGSNTALNNELTNMETDNTTAGNNAAGGLSRRINGTAVDEDRIAHREAALSKFRQKRKERCFDKKVRYQSRKKLAEQRPRIKGQFVRQTMSESSAGRDCQSNDLTSEDNSSDSVR, encoded by the exons ATGGGTGACAGAAAAGGTGTAGGAGGGTCATCCGACGAGGTTGATACTAGGGTTGATGATAATGTTGCACCTCTTAATGTAAGTAGCGTACCTAGTGGAGTAGTTCAGGTTCATGGTGGGTTCCAAGTACAACAACAATCTCAAAATTCTGTCATTCGTTGGGAGAGGTTTCTCCCTACCAAGTCTCTAAATGTTCTTCTTGTGGAAAATGATGACTCCACACGACATGTTCTCAGTGCTTTACTACGGAACTGCAGTTATGAAG TTACTGCTGCTGCAAATGCTCTTCGAGCGTGGAAAATACTGGAAGATATGAATAATCATATTGACGTTATCCTAACAGAGGTAGTCATGCCTAATGTATCTGGAATTGGTCTTTTATGCAAGATTATGAGCCACAAATCCCTCAAGAATATTCCAGTGATAA TGATGTCATCCCATGACTCTATGGGTATAGTCTTTAAGTGTCTGTCAAAAGGTGCTGCTGATTTCTTAGTGAAACCTATTCGAAAGAATGAACTTAAAAACTTATGGCAGCATGTTTGGAGGAGATGTCACAGC TCTAGTGGTAGCGGCAGTGAAAGTGGGACACAGAGTCAGAATAATAAACCTGCAAAGACAATGTGTAATGAAGAGTGTGAAAATAATTCTGACAGCAGCGATGATCTTAATGACTATGGAAGTAATGGTCCTAGTAACAGGGATGGAAGTGACAATGGGAGTGGCACCCAG AGTTCATGGACAAAAAGAGCATCTGATTTTGACAGCCCTCGACCAAAGTCATCTGCATATTTATTGGCTGATGGCCCTGATAGCACCTGTGCGCAGGTCATCCAAACAAAGCCGGAGTCCATTAGCAATATATGGTTACATGATACTAACACAAAAGAATGTCAAGAGAAGGATGGTAAACATG ATAACTTTGCAATGGGAAAAGATTTGGAAATAGGTGTCTCTAGCAACCCAGATGTCCAGCATGATTATCACTCTGAAAAACTCTCTTCACATCGCAAAAGGAAACAGAAAAATTCTGAAGTGGATAGTATGCCACTTGAGAATGGGAAACTGGAACACATCAGCGAAAAGACATGCACAAAACTGATTAATCAAACTCCTGAATTGATTACTAGATTTGCCAGTTCTGTCAATCCACATGCTGAAAGTAAGATAGTTGGCACTTCAAATTTTTCTGGCATTTCACAACTCGAAGACAAATCTTGCTGTGAGTATGGAGAGTTGCCATCCCTTGAATTAAGCTTGAAAAGGTTTAGAAGAGAAAGAGACGGCGGGAATGCTTCAAATGATGATCACAATGTGTTACGACATTCAGATTTGTCTGCATTCTCAAA GTATAACACTGGATCTTCTGCTAATCAG GGTCCCACAGAGAACGTTGGGAGTTGTTCTCCGCTCGACAATAGCTCAGCTGTGATAAAAACCGAGAATACTCTCAATGTTCCATTTCATTTGAGCAACACTCTGCTTAATCAACAGTCCAATGGTAGCAGCACTAACAATGACATGGCCTCAACAGCTAAAAATGTTACCGCCAAGCCAGAAGCTTTTAATGACAAATCTGAGTCTACGTCAGCATTCAAATCATTTCACTCTTCTGCCTTCCATCCCGTGCAAAGTGATCGTACTTCTCATCCCCAGCAGATGATACCCGTGAAGGTAGAGGATGCTGGTACGGTAAGGGGCGTCCGCAAGCAGGTTCAAGTGCGGCACCACCATCACCACCATCATTATCACCATCATGTCCACATACAACAGCAGAATTCGCCACAGGAACATGATGAAATTCCACAGAAGAATATGGAAGCAGTTGCTCCACAATGTGGATCATCAAATATCTTTGGAGGACCAACTGAAGGAAATGCTGGAAACTGCAGCATGAATGGTAGTGTCTCGGGGAGTAACCATGGCAGTAACGGGAAAAATGGAAGCAACACTGCCTTGAATAATGAACTAACAAACATGGAAACTGACAACACAACTGCTGGAAATAATGCAGCTGGTGGTTTGAGCAGGAGAATTAATGGAACTGCGGTAGATGAAGATCGCATTGCACATAGAGAAGCTGCATTGTCCAAATTTCGTCAAAAGAGAAAGGAGAGATGTTTTGACAAAAAG GTCCGATATCAAAGCAGAAAAAAATTGGCAGAACAACGACCTCGAATCAAGGGGCAATTTGTTCGACAAACAAT gTCTGAATCTAGTGCAGGGAGGGATTGCCAGAGCAACGACCTCACTTCCGAAGATAATTCTTCCGACAGTGTAAGATAG